Proteins encoded by one window of Arachis hypogaea cultivar Tifrunner chromosome 1, arahy.Tifrunner.gnm2.J5K5, whole genome shotgun sequence:
- the LOC112733959 gene encoding ATP synthase subunit beta, chloroplastic, producing MRVGLTALTMAEYFRDVNEQDVLLFIDNIFRFVQAGSEVSALLGRMPSAVGYQPTLSTEMGSLQERITSTKEGSITSIQAVYVPADDLTDPVPATTFAHLDATTVLSRGLAAKGIYPAVDPLDSTSTMLQPRIVGEEHYETAQRVKQTLQRYKELQDIIAILGLDELSEEHRLTVARARKIERFLSQPFFVVEVFTGSPGKYVGLAETIRGFKLILSGELDGLPEQAFYLVGNIDEATAKATNVEMEGKLKK from the coding sequence ATGAGAGTTGGTTTAACTGCCCTAACTATGGCGGAATATTTTAGAGATGTTAATGAACAAGACGTGCTTCTATTTATCGACAATATCTTCCGATTCGTCCAAGCGGGATCCGAAGTGTCAGCCTTATTGGGTCGAATGCCTTCCGCTGTAGGTTATCAACCGACCCTTAGTACCGAAATGGGTTCTTTACAAGAAAGAATTACTTCTACCAAAGAAGGGTCTATAACTTCTATTCAAGCAGTTTATGTACCCGCAGACGATTTGACCGACCCTGTCCCTGCTACGACATTTGCACATTTGGATGCTACGACCGTACTATCAAGAGGATTGGCTGCCAAAGGTATCTATCCAGCTGTAGATCCTTTAGATTCAACGTCAACTATGCTCCAACCTCGGATTGTTGGTGAAGAACATTATGAAACTGCGCAAAGAGTTAAACAAACTTTACAGCGTTACAAAGAACTTCAGGACATTATAGCTATCCTTGGGTTGGACGAATTATCCGAAGAGCATCGCTTAACTGTAGCAAGAGCACGGAAAATTGAGCGTTTCTTATCACAGCCTTTTTTCGTAGTAGAAGTATTTACCGGTTCGCCAGGAAAATATGTAGGTCTAGCAGAAACAATTAGAGGGTTTAAATTGATTCTTTCTGGAGAATTAGACGGTCTTCCCGAGCAAGCCTTTTATTTGGTGGGTAATATCGATGAAGCAACTGCGAAGGCTACGAACGTAGAAATGGAGGGGAAATTGAAGAAATGA